From one Candidatus Sulfotelmatobacter sp. genomic stretch:
- a CDS encoding sulfatase-like hydrolase/transferase: MASSRLFSLLCTAGLLLVPSLRAAVKPPPNIVFITIDTLRPDHLGCYGYKQIRTPNIDALAAHSVRFERAYTPVPVTLPAHTAIFTGTYPIFSGMHDFSGNKLNPSQATLAFVLKQHGYATGAVLGSAVLDSRFGLNKGFDFYYDHFDFNRLQESNLEEMERPGNVVADVALDWLGKNYKSSFFLWMHLYDPHYPYRPPAPYSEQYKDRPYDGEIAFADAQVGRLIAFLKDKGLYENTLIVLTGDHGESLGEHGEKTHGFFIYNATLHVPIIIHLPGSDAPRVVPELISLTDLMPTALQVAKFEIPAQVQGRNLLPLMSPKKDADVRSLYAETFLPRLHFDWSELRSVETDRYQYIQAPKPELYDLSTDPAETHNLYSDKKAVAEELQARLSALIHQLSADQELAEKTGLDPALMERLKSLGYAGFSGGGKSTASDTSLADPKDRIDTYELISDAIAESQHGEYQPSTEKLTAALKTDPESVPVHYLLGLNYYRLREFRLAVGEFQHVLKLSPEYELAVFNLGLAYARTGDFDQAIQTLKRALELDRTNFSAAYNLGAAYLRKEMVPEASAAFRQSININPDYPAAHRALGELLLYQGQVDESVAELRHAIKLEPSDPGSHAALAKAFAAKGMNAEADEEMRKAQHPQ; this comes from the coding sequence ATGGCATCTTCCCGGCTTTTTTCGCTTCTTTGCACAGCCGGCCTTCTTCTCGTTCCTTCTCTGCGGGCGGCCGTCAAGCCTCCGCCGAATATCGTATTCATCACCATCGATACGTTGCGGCCGGATCATCTGGGCTGCTACGGATATAAGCAAATCCGCACTCCAAACATCGACGCGCTGGCCGCGCACAGCGTGCGCTTTGAGCGCGCCTACACTCCGGTACCGGTCACGCTTCCGGCGCATACCGCGATCTTCACTGGAACCTATCCCATCTTCAGCGGGATGCATGATTTCAGCGGCAATAAACTAAATCCCAGTCAAGCGACCCTGGCTTTCGTGCTGAAACAACACGGATATGCAACCGGCGCAGTGCTTGGATCGGCCGTTCTAGATTCGCGCTTCGGCCTGAACAAAGGTTTCGATTTTTACTACGACCACTTCGATTTCAACCGCCTGCAAGAATCGAATTTGGAAGAGATGGAACGCCCGGGAAACGTTGTAGCCGATGTCGCACTGGATTGGCTCGGTAAGAACTATAAGAGTAGTTTCTTTCTCTGGATGCACCTCTATGATCCGCACTATCCCTACCGGCCTCCGGCGCCATATAGCGAGCAGTACAAGGATCGGCCCTACGATGGAGAAATCGCGTTCGCCGATGCGCAGGTCGGGCGTCTAATCGCCTTTCTGAAGGACAAGGGTTTGTACGAGAACACGCTGATTGTGCTAACCGGGGATCACGGCGAAAGCCTCGGTGAGCACGGCGAGAAGACTCATGGATTTTTCATCTATAACGCGACGCTGCATGTTCCTATTATCATCCATCTGCCGGGAAGTGACGCGCCGCGGGTAGTACCAGAACTAATCAGCCTGACCGACCTTATGCCGACGGCCTTGCAGGTAGCGAAATTTGAGATTCCCGCGCAGGTTCAAGGTCGCAATCTGCTGCCCTTGATGTCGCCGAAAAAAGATGCGGACGTTCGCAGCCTCTACGCCGAGACTTTCTTGCCGCGTCTCCACTTCGACTGGAGCGAACTCCGGTCGGTCGAGACTGACAGGTATCAATACATTCAGGCCCCAAAGCCCGAACTCTATGATCTGAGCACGGATCCTGCGGAGACTCACAATCTTTATTCCGACAAAAAGGCGGTTGCCGAGGAACTTCAGGCCCGCTTGAGCGCTCTGATTCACCAACTCAGCGCCGACCAGGAGTTGGCCGAGAAGACGGGCCTTGATCCCGCGCTGATGGAGCGGCTGAAGTCTTTGGGATACGCCGGCTTCTCTGGTGGGGGAAAGTCAACCGCGAGCGACACTTCCTTGGCGGACCCGAAGGACCGCATCGACACCTACGAACTCATATCAGACGCGATCGCCGAGAGCCAGCATGGCGAATATCAACCATCTACGGAGAAGTTGACCGCCGCGCTCAAAACCGACCCGGAGTCGGTGCCGGTCCATTATTTGCTGGGCCTGAACTATTACCGCCTGCGCGAATTTCGGCTCGCGGTAGGCGAATTTCAGCACGTGCTGAAACTGAGCCCCGAGTATGAACTCGCAGTTTTCAATCTGGGTCTCGCTTACGCACGAACCGGCGACTTCGATCAGGCGATTCAGACGCTGAAGCGCGCGCTCGAGTTGGACCGCACGAATTTTTCAGCAGCGTACAACCTCGGCGCTGCATACCTGAGGAAAGAGATGGTTCCGGAAGCGTCGGCGGCGTTTCGCCAATCGATCAACATTAATCCCGACTACCCTGCCGCTCACCGAGCTTTAGGAGAGTTGTTGCTCTATCAGGGTCAAGTCGACGAGTCGGTCGCCGAATTGCGCCACGCCATTAAACTTGAACCAAGCGATCCGGGCAGCCACGCGGCGCTGGCCAAGGCATTCGCTGCCAAAGGCATGAATGCGGAGGCCGATGAAGAGATGCGAAAGGCGCAGCATCCCCAATGA
- a CDS encoding FG-GAP-like repeat-containing protein, which translates to MASFSSLSSSSLPPSSLTPSEAEAEFHLRPHYRSERPLDATLLKVQAGLDEFITENKVDQIAAVLAEWSTSLLQSPRQAQAVAKALAADFSGASLRPQESQLVRSSAGLQVRRNKFASQLALDRGTFLREWLAMLSEFSGIVTAEFQITGIDASPAQSAGQWKTQVRYEIVGAGSGFYREQRVGDWELIWETSTSGGFLLRSWRTLDETQARSNAPVYLDILFPALGHNSSYAAQLLHGTDYWRTVLDGACGIDIYGHNGVSVADVDNDGFDDFYICQPAGLPNRLYRNRGDGTFDDITESSGLGILENTSCALFADFTNHGHQDAVIVRSSGPLLFVNEGGGKFRQKADAFQFANPPQGAFTGAAAADYDRDGWLDVYFCLYAYYQGAGQYRYPSPYHDAENGPPNFLMRNNRDGTFRDATETSGLNQKNTRYSFCCGWSDYDGDGWPDLYVVNDFGRKNLYHNQGDGTFTDVSAGLDAEDVGAGMSVCWFDYDNDSAQDLYVGNMWTAAGERISRQQIFKKDSPREVRALYRKHAMGNSLLRNKFGSGGAAFGDTTTAAGVGMGRWAWSSDAVDFDHDGFPDIYIANGMVTGPAPSDSASRVSTCEDLDSFFWRQVVSRSPDEARAAPEYEQGWNAINELIRADNTWSGSERNVFYANNRDGTFSDVSAAVGLDFVEDGRSFALADFDHDGRQEIFLKNRTAPQLRLLKNVIEELPPSIAFRLQGTKSNRDGIGARVTIETGSGRQTRMLQAGSGFLSQHSKDIFFGLGDAKGPVRASIHWPSGLVQPVHDLPVNHRIWVKEGAEPSRMELFTPQANKHRLPEDGPAKVEVLPSQVETWLLAPVRAPDFSLPDRSGKVCQLSAARGSVTLLNFWSATSSNPREELAQLQKLYADWRNQGLQLMLLDADILSAADLPGLFQSLTFPFLRASDDVAAIYNILYRQLFDRHRDLSLPTSFLIDREGDIVKVYQGPVDSGHLIHDIQNIPRTDEERLAVGLPFPSMQYTLEFGRNYLSYGAMYYQRGYLDQAAIAFQQALRDDPSSAEALYGIGSVYLNQNQNAAAREIFERVVKLRANYPDTAPDAWNNLGVIATREGRMDDSIPSFLKALRLNPRHLLALDNLGNAYRQQKRWEDARKILERAIEVAAQDPEANYSLGMVFAQTGDNEKAYGYLQRALKARPVYPEALNNLGILFLVTERHDQAVESFWQSIRVAPSFDQAYLNLARLYAAEGARDKARSVLLDLLQQHPDHAQAKQMLEQLQ; encoded by the coding sequence TTGGCAAGTTTTTCATCGTTATCGTCATCGTCATTACCGCCGTCATCACTAACGCCGTCGGAAGCTGAAGCCGAGTTTCATCTACGCCCTCACTATCGAAGCGAGCGGCCGCTCGATGCCACGCTGCTCAAAGTTCAAGCCGGCCTCGACGAGTTCATCACCGAAAACAAAGTAGATCAGATTGCGGCGGTTCTGGCGGAGTGGAGCACGAGCTTGTTGCAGTCTCCGCGCCAGGCGCAGGCAGTTGCGAAAGCACTTGCCGCCGATTTCTCAGGTGCATCGCTTCGGCCCCAGGAGTCGCAGTTGGTGCGTTCCAGCGCCGGGCTTCAGGTTCGCCGGAACAAGTTCGCGAGTCAACTCGCGCTCGATCGCGGAACGTTTCTTCGAGAATGGCTGGCCATGCTGAGTGAATTTTCCGGTATCGTGACTGCCGAATTTCAAATTACTGGAATCGATGCCTCTCCCGCGCAGTCCGCCGGGCAATGGAAGACGCAAGTACGTTATGAGATTGTGGGCGCCGGGTCGGGTTTCTACCGCGAGCAGCGAGTGGGCGACTGGGAATTGATATGGGAAACGTCCACCTCTGGAGGTTTCCTTCTCCGAAGTTGGCGGACACTCGATGAAACGCAGGCCCGCTCCAACGCGCCCGTGTATCTGGACATCCTCTTTCCTGCGCTCGGTCATAACTCTTCCTACGCGGCCCAACTGCTGCATGGCACTGACTACTGGCGCACGGTGCTCGACGGCGCATGCGGCATCGACATCTACGGTCACAACGGCGTCTCGGTGGCCGATGTCGACAATGATGGCTTCGACGATTTCTACATTTGTCAGCCTGCGGGACTGCCGAATCGCCTCTATCGCAACCGTGGCGACGGTACGTTCGATGACATTACCGAATCTTCGGGTCTCGGCATCCTGGAAAATACGTCCTGCGCTCTCTTCGCCGATTTCACGAACCACGGCCATCAGGATGCGGTTATCGTCCGCTCCAGTGGGCCGCTGTTATTTGTGAATGAAGGTGGCGGCAAGTTTCGTCAAAAAGCGGACGCTTTTCAATTCGCGAATCCACCGCAGGGAGCCTTCACTGGAGCAGCCGCTGCCGACTATGATCGCGATGGATGGCTCGACGTCTACTTTTGCCTTTACGCCTACTACCAGGGAGCTGGGCAGTATAGATATCCGTCTCCCTATCACGACGCCGAGAACGGTCCGCCTAACTTTTTGATGCGCAATAACCGAGACGGCACTTTTCGAGACGCTACCGAAACGTCAGGATTGAATCAGAAAAACACGCGCTACAGCTTCTGCTGCGGATGGAGCGACTACGATGGCGATGGCTGGCCGGACCTCTACGTGGTGAATGATTTTGGGCGTAAGAATCTCTACCACAACCAGGGCGACGGCACGTTCACCGATGTTAGTGCGGGGTTGGACGCCGAAGATGTTGGGGCGGGAATGAGCGTCTGCTGGTTCGACTACGACAACGACAGTGCTCAAGATCTCTACGTCGGCAATATGTGGACCGCTGCCGGGGAGCGCATCTCGAGGCAGCAGATATTTAAGAAGGACTCGCCCAGGGAAGTTCGAGCCCTTTATCGGAAACATGCGATGGGGAATTCGCTGCTTCGCAATAAGTTCGGGAGCGGCGGCGCGGCGTTCGGGGATACGACGACCGCTGCGGGCGTCGGAATGGGCCGCTGGGCGTGGTCCAGCGACGCGGTTGATTTTGACCATGATGGTTTCCCGGACATTTACATTGCGAACGGGATGGTCACTGGTCCGGCGCCTTCGGATTCTGCGAGTCGGGTTTCGACGTGTGAAGACCTCGACAGTTTTTTCTGGCGGCAGGTAGTGTCGCGCTCGCCCGATGAAGCCCGCGCCGCCCCGGAATACGAGCAGGGATGGAACGCGATTAATGAATTGATTCGCGCGGACAACACCTGGAGCGGCAGCGAGCGAAATGTGTTCTACGCGAACAACCGGGATGGCACATTTTCGGACGTTTCCGCGGCGGTTGGCCTGGACTTCGTGGAAGACGGTCGATCGTTCGCTCTCGCCGATTTTGATCACGATGGTCGGCAGGAAATATTTCTGAAGAATCGAACCGCTCCGCAGTTGCGGCTGCTCAAGAACGTAATCGAGGAATTGCCGCCGTCGATCGCGTTCCGGTTGCAAGGAACGAAGAGTAACCGCGACGGCATCGGTGCCCGCGTCACGATTGAAACTGGCTCGGGCCGCCAGACTCGCATGCTGCAAGCCGGGTCCGGCTTTCTTTCCCAGCACAGTAAGGATATTTTCTTCGGGCTAGGCGATGCGAAAGGTCCGGTGCGCGCATCGATTCACTGGCCCAGCGGACTTGTGCAGCCAGTACACGATCTTCCGGTCAACCACCGAATCTGGGTCAAGGAAGGCGCGGAACCTTCGCGGATGGAGCTATTCACGCCGCAGGCGAACAAGCATCGACTGCCGGAGGATGGTCCGGCAAAGGTCGAAGTCCTTCCCAGCCAAGTTGAAACCTGGCTTCTTGCGCCAGTCCGCGCTCCAGATTTTTCGCTCCCGGATCGATCGGGGAAGGTCTGCCAACTTTCCGCCGCGCGCGGCAGCGTGACCCTGCTTAACTTCTGGAGCGCGACGTCGTCCAATCCGCGGGAAGAACTGGCACAGCTTCAGAAATTGTATGCCGATTGGCGTAACCAAGGTCTGCAATTGATGTTGCTCGACGCCGATATCTTGTCTGCGGCGGATCTTCCCGGTCTATTCCAATCCCTGACGTTTCCGTTCCTGCGCGCGTCGGACGATGTCGCCGCAATCTACAACATTCTGTACCGCCAGTTATTCGATCGTCACCGCGATCTGAGCCTTCCAACTTCATTTCTGATCGATCGCGAGGGCGACATCGTCAAGGTGTATCAGGGGCCAGTCGATTCCGGGCACTTAATACACGACATTCAGAATATCCCCCGCACCGACGAGGAGCGATTGGCGGTGGGGTTGCCGTTTCCGAGCATGCAGTACACTCTGGAATTTGGCCGGAACTATCTTTCTTATGGCGCGATGTATTATCAACGCGGGTATCTCGATCAAGCCGCAATCGCGTTCCAGCAAGCCCTGCGGGACGATCCTTCGAGCGCCGAAGCCTTGTACGGCATTGGCAGCGTCTATTTGAATCAAAACCAAAACGCCGCAGCGCGGGAGATCTTCGAGCGAGTCGTGAAGCTGCGCGCCAATTATCCTGACACCGCGCCCGACGCCTGGAACAATCTTGGCGTCATTGCCACGCGTGAGGGACGCATGGACGATTCGATTCCAAGTTTTCTGAAAGCGCTGCGCCTCAACCCGCGTCATCTGCTCGCTCTCGACAATCTGGGCAACGCATACCGGCAGCAGAAGCGGTGGGAAGATGCCCGCAAGATTCTGGAACGCGCTATCGAGGTCGCTGCCCAGGATCCAGAGGCGAACTACAGCCTGGGGATGGTATTTGCACAAACTGGCGACAATGAAAAAGCTTACGGTTATTTGCAGCGTGCGCTAAAGGCGCGCCCGGTTTATCCCGAAGCGTTAAACAACCTGGGAATTCTATTTCTCGTGACCGAGCGGCACGATCAAGCGGTGGAGAGCTTCTGGCAATCCATCCGCGTGGCTCCGTCATTCGACCAGGCGTACCTGAATCTTGCGCGACTTTATGCCGCGGAAGGCGCGCGGGACAAGGCTCGCAGCGTTCTGCTCGATCTGCTTCAGCAACATCCCGATCACGCGCAAGCCAAGCAAATGCTCGAACAATTGCAATAA
- a CDS encoding sulfatase-like hydrolase/transferase, which translates to MLALAQFFFAAAAGSKRRASNVILITVDTVRADHLGCYGAKNIQTPTLDALAHDGVVFDRAISQVPLTWPSHTAILTGLYPFQNGVQDFTGQPLDARFRSVAQAFQQNGYATGAVVSAFVLDRSWGLARGFTFYDDAFSAEAFANRDLGLVDRRAGESVDHALAFLKKNPKRPFFFWLHLYDPHSPYDPPEPFHSQYQGHLYDGEIAYADHELGRLMAWLKRNQLYDSSLIVFVSDHGESLGEHGEHEHGFFIYDSTIHVPLIVKPPAGSGIRPGRVSRPVETTAIAPTLLRGSGIHDAVEQQFSSRDLLQKDPPGDAEAYSETFYPFSSFGWSPLHALETNRFHFIDAPQPELYDLSVDPEENNNVAVQQPGAVAVLKDKLETQLRKKPYTPTTGNSSGLSADGIEKLRALGYVAYRSPVPADALAALADPKTKLWEFNSVLEAEDALRAGDVAKGKSLLLQVRDKDPELYVVPFVLGETALGQQQWDEAATELRKCLDLNPHFDQAMLGLARALIFLGKTDEGRQWSKKAIDYNPENYRAWYQLGFIDARTDKKQAIADYEKAVSIQPSFAPLQRDLGQLLYQEENYSEAAKHLSRAVELGLKEANLYNSLGICYSRIGRLREAVVSYKQALALDPKLAQTHLNLGFAYERLHENTLATAEYKQACELKSDLCELIKKHGQ; encoded by the coding sequence GTGCTCGCGCTGGCGCAATTTTTTTTTGCGGCTGCGGCGGGCTCTAAAAGGCGCGCGTCGAATGTCATTCTGATTACGGTTGACACGGTGCGCGCCGATCATCTGGGTTGCTACGGAGCAAAGAACATTCAGACTCCGACTCTCGATGCCCTGGCGCATGATGGCGTGGTTTTCGACCGCGCCATCTCGCAGGTGCCCCTGACCTGGCCTTCGCACACCGCCATCCTTACTGGCCTGTATCCCTTCCAGAACGGCGTGCAGGATTTCACCGGGCAGCCTCTGGACGCACGCTTTCGCTCGGTGGCACAAGCCTTTCAGCAGAACGGCTATGCCACCGGCGCGGTGGTCAGCGCTTTTGTGTTGGATCGAAGCTGGGGATTAGCTCGCGGCTTTACCTTCTACGATGACGCCTTCTCCGCCGAAGCTTTCGCCAACCGAGATCTCGGACTCGTCGATCGCCGCGCAGGAGAGAGCGTGGATCATGCGCTCGCATTCTTGAAGAAGAATCCGAAGCGGCCATTCTTCTTCTGGCTGCATCTTTACGATCCACATAGCCCGTACGACCCCCCCGAGCCCTTTCACAGTCAGTATCAAGGCCATCTTTATGACGGAGAGATCGCCTACGCTGACCACGAACTCGGCCGTTTGATGGCGTGGCTCAAGCGCAACCAGCTTTATGATTCGAGCTTGATTGTATTTGTCAGCGACCACGGAGAATCGCTGGGCGAGCACGGCGAACACGAGCATGGATTCTTCATCTACGACTCCACCATTCACGTGCCGCTAATCGTCAAACCGCCTGCCGGTAGCGGGATTCGGCCGGGGCGAGTCTCGCGTCCAGTGGAAACCACCGCTATCGCTCCGACGTTGCTGCGAGGATCGGGGATCCATGACGCTGTGGAGCAACAGTTCTCCTCCCGGGATCTTCTGCAAAAAGATCCTCCAGGTGACGCGGAAGCTTACAGCGAAACTTTTTATCCCTTTAGTTCGTTCGGGTGGAGTCCGCTGCATGCATTGGAAACCAACCGTTTCCACTTTATCGATGCACCGCAGCCGGAACTTTATGATCTCAGCGTCGATCCCGAAGAGAATAACAATGTGGCAGTACAGCAGCCGGGAGCGGTGGCCGTTCTCAAAGACAAGTTGGAGACGCAACTGCGTAAGAAACCTTATACACCGACGACGGGTAATAGCTCTGGGCTAAGTGCGGACGGGATCGAGAAATTGCGCGCGCTCGGCTATGTGGCCTACCGATCGCCGGTGCCTGCCGACGCCCTCGCCGCGCTGGCCGATCCCAAAACCAAGTTGTGGGAGTTCAACTCGGTTCTCGAAGCCGAAGACGCTCTTCGCGCCGGGGACGTCGCCAAGGGAAAATCACTGCTGCTACAGGTTCGCGACAAAGATCCGGAACTGTACGTCGTGCCCTTCGTGCTGGGAGAGACTGCGCTCGGGCAGCAACAATGGGACGAGGCTGCCACCGAACTACGCAAGTGTCTCGATCTCAATCCTCACTTTGATCAGGCCATGCTCGGCCTGGCGCGCGCTCTGATTTTTCTGGGGAAGACGGATGAGGGCCGGCAATGGTCAAAGAAGGCGATCGACTATAACCCTGAGAATTACCGCGCCTGGTACCAACTCGGATTCATCGATGCCCGCACCGACAAGAAGCAAGCCATCGCCGACTATGAAAAAGCAGTTTCAATTCAGCCCAGCTTCGCGCCTCTTCAGCGAGATTTGGGACAACTCCTATATCAGGAAGAAAACTATTCCGAGGCTGCCAAGCATCTCTCGCGCGCGGTGGAACTTGGGCTTAAGGAAGCCAACCTCTACAATTCTCTGGGCATCTGCTATAGCCGGATCGGCCGGCTGCGCGAGGCGGTGGTGAGCTACAAGCAGGCCCTGGCGCTCGACCCTAAGCTGGCGCAGACCCACTTGAACCTGGGCTTCGCCTACGAACGGTTGCATGAAAACACTCTGGCGACCGCTGAGTACAAGCAGGCCTGCGAATTAAAGTCCGATCTTTGCGAACTGATCAAGAAACACGGGCAATAG
- a CDS encoding sulfatase-like hydrolase/transferase, which translates to MRCFSFPIAFCVLGTLSIAASAAPAKAPPPDILLITIDTLRADHVHCYGYNHGATPALDALAKDGVRFTQAFTASPITNSSHASILTGLLPGSHGVTDFGVPLAATHPTVAELLKPRGYHSGAFIGAVILDSKTLAPGFDRGFDFYDNFPEHSSTKSRWGRLERRGMDVVAHAEKWMSAHPAGPHFMWVHLYDPHDPYEPPPPYSQIYKTHLYDGEIAYADSALAHFVAYLKTGGKYRNAAIVVVGDHGEGLGEHHEETHGIFLYDSTTHVPLIVKLPGEVSAGTVVAAQVRTVDIVPTLLELAGAPAAERRDGESLKPYFAGNNETNRPAFGETDYPLRFGWAPLRSVRSEGNKLIEAPRPELYDLKSDAAELSNQYEPGNARVEKMRSMLAEVRAREGPQDAPANALSLPDPKDKIEEQNLLHAAMLAAEDDRPGDARKALETVLGLDPKSPTALRQLGELELHAGDYSQAAQHLKSAMEVRPEDATAAFYAGQALQRVHDAAGARDALEASLKLTPGQFPARVLLGQVYLNLKDAKAAEDQFEAALLLQSNSAEAQIGLADAQLSEGKFAEAAQALETLSKAQPKNAAVFESLAKAYSSLGKKAEAQQAERRAALLRGNK; encoded by the coding sequence GTGAGATGTTTTTCCTTTCCGATCGCGTTTTGCGTATTGGGGACGTTGAGTATCGCGGCCTCGGCTGCGCCTGCGAAGGCGCCACCGCCCGACATTCTTCTGATCACCATCGATACTCTCCGGGCGGACCACGTGCATTGCTACGGCTACAACCATGGCGCGACGCCTGCGTTGGACGCGTTGGCGAAAGACGGAGTCCGTTTCACTCAGGCGTTTACCGCCAGCCCGATCACGAATTCATCGCATGCCAGCATCCTCACGGGATTGCTTCCGGGCTCGCATGGAGTCACCGATTTTGGCGTGCCTTTAGCTGCCACGCACCCCACGGTGGCCGAGTTGCTGAAGCCGCGCGGGTACCATAGCGGCGCTTTCATCGGAGCGGTGATCCTCGATAGCAAAACCTTGGCCCCAGGATTCGATCGCGGATTCGATTTCTACGATAACTTTCCGGAACATTCTTCTACCAAATCACGCTGGGGGCGGCTCGAACGCCGCGGTATGGATGTGGTAGCGCACGCGGAAAAGTGGATGAGCGCGCACCCAGCGGGCCCGCACTTCATGTGGGTGCATCTGTACGATCCTCATGATCCTTACGAACCGCCGCCGCCGTATTCGCAGATTTACAAAACTCATCTGTACGACGGCGAAATCGCTTACGCCGATTCGGCGCTGGCTCACTTCGTTGCGTACCTGAAGACCGGTGGCAAGTATCGCAACGCCGCGATCGTCGTGGTTGGCGATCACGGCGAAGGCTTGGGAGAGCACCATGAGGAGACACATGGAATCTTCCTGTACGACTCTACGACCCATGTACCCCTAATCGTAAAGTTGCCTGGCGAAGTCAGCGCGGGCACCGTAGTCGCGGCGCAAGTCCGGACCGTGGATATCGTCCCGACGTTGCTGGAATTAGCTGGTGCTCCCGCCGCGGAGCGGCGAGATGGAGAGTCGTTGAAACCATACTTTGCCGGCAACAACGAAACGAATCGGCCCGCATTTGGGGAAACCGACTACCCTTTGCGTTTTGGCTGGGCGCCGCTAAGGTCGGTGCGGAGCGAAGGAAATAAGCTCATCGAGGCGCCACGGCCTGAGCTCTACGATCTAAAAAGCGATGCCGCCGAATTGAGCAACCAGTACGAGCCCGGCAATGCGCGCGTCGAAAAAATGCGTTCGATGTTGGCGGAAGTTCGCGCCCGAGAGGGACCACAGGACGCACCCGCAAATGCGCTGTCACTACCGGACCCGAAAGACAAGATCGAAGAGCAGAATCTGCTGCATGCTGCGATGCTCGCCGCGGAAGACGATCGCCCTGGCGATGCTCGCAAGGCACTAGAGACAGTACTCGGGCTTGATCCGAAATCGCCCACGGCATTGCGGCAACTGGGGGAATTGGAGTTGCACGCCGGAGATTATTCGCAAGCCGCACAACACTTGAAGAGCGCAATGGAGGTTCGTCCGGAAGACGCTACCGCTGCATTCTATGCCGGACAGGCATTGCAAAGGGTTCACGACGCGGCAGGCGCGCGAGACGCGCTCGAGGCCAGTCTAAAATTGACGCCCGGGCAGTTTCCGGCGCGTGTGCTGCTCGGCCAAGTATATCTAAACTTAAAGGATGCCAAAGCCGCCGAAGATCAGTTCGAAGCGGCGTTGCTGCTTCAGTCGAACAGCGCGGAAGCGCAGATTGGGCTCGCCGATGCGCAGCTATCCGAAGGAAAATTCGCAGAGGCGGCGCAAGCGCTGGAAACGTTGTCGAAGGCCCAGCCGAAGAATGCTGCCGTGTTCGAATCGCTGGCGAAGGCCTATTCCAGCCTAGGCAAAAAAGCGGAAGCGCAACAGGCAGAGCGGCGCGCCGCGCTTCTGCGCGGCAACAAGTAA